The stretch of DNA GAGAAATAGATTTTGCTGTCCGCCTCGGCTTGATTGATGAGAAGGATGGAAAGGCTATTCTAGATAAATTAGAAAAAGAGTTATCTATTCTGCATGATGCGTCAGTAAGAAAATAAAATAAAAAAGCGCTTGAGCCTTCGGAACAAGATTCTTCCTGAGTAGTATCAATAACGAAGGTTTCATAGACTTGTCGAATTGTCGGCACTATTACGTCCTGTATGTCTTAGGAGGCGCTATAGCTAGACAGTTAAATAAAAACTCAAACATTCATTAATGATTGTTTGAGTTTTTTTAGCTATTAAATGAATTTACATATATATTCTGTTCGAAAAAATAAGAGAAGTTGATAATGTGTCATAATAAAATTAATTAGTATGACATAATTGTGGATATTAAATAAATAGTGTGTTACATTTAATATAACTTTTCTATATCTTCCGTGCAGGATATTTTAATGCTTTAGTCGAATAAATAAATCTACATAGAAGTTAAGGGAAGAGGCTAGATGTTAAAAAAAATCTTAAAATCATATGATTATTCATTAATTATTGCAGTAGCGCTATTGTCAGTTTTTGGGCTTATTATGATTTTTAGTGCAAGTATGGTTACCTCTGTACAGTTATATGGCTATGAAAGTGATCATTTTTATAATAAGCAAAAGGTTCATCTTATTTTAGGTGCAATTGCTTTTGTTATCATGGCAATTTTTCCTTATAAAGCCTTGTTAAGGAACAAGATTCTCGTTCCTATGGTTTTTCTTTCGTTATTTGGCTTATTTGCTGTCTTTGTATTTGGACATGCTACAAATAATGCATTAAGCTGGTTTAAAGTAGGAAGCAGAAGTCTACAGCCTGCTGAATTTGTTAAGCTCACAGTCATTATCTATTTGTCAGCGGTTTATGCAAAGAAACAATCATATATCAATGAGTTCAATAAAGGAGTTGTACCTCCACTAGTTTATTTGTTTCTAGTATGCTTATTGGTAGCAATCCAGCCGGATTTTGGAACAGCTGCAATTATCTTTTTGATCGCAGCTATGATCATTTTTGCATCAGGAATGAATTATAAAAATATCTTTAAGCTATGTTCCATTGGAATTTTGATCGTGGCACCGCTTTTATTAATCATGAAAGACGAAATTTTTTCTGACGTGAGAATGGGACGATTTGAAGCATTTGCTAATCCATTTGATACTGAATTTGGATATCATCTCGTCAATTCTTATTATGCATTAGGTTCTGGAGGGCTAAAAGGGTTAGGGCTAGGCAATAGTGTTCAGAAACTTGGTTACTTGCCTGAAGCACATACTGACTTTATTATGGCAGTTATTGCTGAAGAGCTTGGAGCATTTGGAGTTTGTTTTGTTTTACTGCTCCTTGGATATATTGTCCTTCGTGGCTTATACATTGCTTTAAAATGTAAAGATCCTTTTGGTAGTCTATTAGCAATTGGGATATCTAGTATGATTGGAATTCAAACCTTTATCAATCTTGCTGGGATATCAGGATTAATCCCGCTTACTGGGGTGCCGCTTCCATTCGTAAGCTATGGGGGTTCATCATTTCTGCAGCTATCACTTGCGATGGGGATACTCGTAAATGTATCTATGTTTGTAAAATATGAACAAAAATATAAAAGAAATATTGAAAATGATCCACCTGAACAAATTCAGACGTTTTCGGGGAAAGTTTATAATTCTCGTAAATAAGTGTCCAGTCTCCACTGCGCTTTTTAATAAAGAAATCCTGGGATAATCAAATGATATTATTCATTTGATATAAGACATGACAATTGTAACAAGAGAGATTCATTGTATTTTGCGAACGGGTCGTCACTGGCCGTCGCATGTCTTGATTTTCCAGAAAAATCAAAATAATATGAAGACGAGGTGTTTTTTCTTGAGTAGACGCATCAACAAAGTGTTAGTAGCGAACAGAGGCGAGATAGCCATCCGTGTATTTCGAGCATGTACAGAATTAAATATCCGTACAGTAGCCATATATTCTAAGGAAGATACCGGCGCTTTTCATCGATATAAGGCTGATGAAGCATATTTGGTTGGTGAAGGAAAAAAACCGATCGATGCTTACTTAGACATTGAAGGTATTATTCAAATTGCCAAAAACAGTGAAGTTGATGCAATTCATCCAGGCTATGGATTTTTGTCTGAAAATATTCATTTTGCAAAACGATGCGAAGAAGAAGGCATTATTTTTATTGGACCGGAATCCAGACATTTAGAAATGTTTGGTGACAAGGTGAAAGCCAGAACCCAAGCACAGCTTGCTGAGATTCCAATTATTCCAGGAAGTAATGGGCCAGTTAAAGGATTAGAAGATATCATTAATTTCGGTAAAAATCATGATTTCCCTATTATTATTAAAGCTTCTCTTGGTGGTGGCGGTAGGGGAATGCGAATCGTCAAAAATCTAGATGATGTAAAAGAAGCTTATGACCGTGCAAAATCGGAAGCGAAAGCAGCTTTTGGAAGTGACGAGGTTTATGTTGAGAAGTTTATTGAGAGACCTAAGCATATAGAAGTGCAAATTATTGGAGATAAAAATGGGAATATCATTCATCTCTATGAGAGGGATTGTTCTGTTCAACGCCGTCATCAAAAGGTAGTGGAAGTAGCCCCTTGTGTTTCAATTTCGGAAAATTTACGAGATGCTATTTGTGATGCAGCAGTTAGATTAATGAAAAATGTGGATTATATCAATGCGGGAACAGTTGAATTTTTAGTTTCTGGTGATAAATACTATTTCATTGAAGTAAACCCTCGTGTGCAAGTAGAACATACAATAACTGAAATGGTAACAGGTGTAGATATCGTTCAAACTCAAATCCTTGTTGCCGAAGGACATGCCCTTCATGGAGAAGTGATCGGAATTCCTACACAAGACAAAATCCGTGTGAATGGATATGCAATTCAGTCTCGTGTTACAACGGAGGATCCCCTAAATAACTTTATGCCTGATACAGGTAAGATCATGGCGTACCGTTCAGGTGGAGGCTTCGGTGTTCGTCTTGATGCTGGAAATGGCTTCCAGGGCGCGGTTATAACGCCTTTCTATGATTCATTACTTGTCAAATTATCTACACATGCCATGACATTTGAACAGTCTGCTTCGAAAATGGTTCGAAATCTCCAGGAGTTTAGAATTCGTGGAATAAAAACAAATATTCCATTTCTTGAAAATGTAGTTAAGCATCAAAAGTTTTTAAAAGGTGAATACGATACATCCTTTATTGATCAGACACCGGAATTATTCTTATTCCCTATACGGAAAGACCGTGGAACAAAAATGCTCTCCTACATTGGAAATGTTACTGTTAACGGATTTCCAGGAATTGAAAAGAAAAAGAGACCTGTATTTGACATGCCTAGATTACCGAAAATAAATAGTATTATCGACAATCAAAATGGTACGAAACAAATCCTTGATCAGTATGGAGCAGAAGGACTTGTAAAATGGGTAAAAGAACAAAAAGAAGTGCTTCTGACAGATACCACCTTTCGAGATGCTCATCAGTCATTACTCGCGACTCGAGTAAGAACAAATGACATTAAAAAAATTGCAGAGCCTACTGCTAAGCTTTTGCCTGAAATGTTTTCCTTTGAAATGTGGGGAGGAGCTACGTTTGATGTCGCATATCGTTTTTTAAAAGAGGATCCGTGGGAAAGACTAATTGACTTAAGAGAAAAAATGCCAAATGTTCTTTTCCAAATGCTTTTAAGAGGCTCTAACGCAGTTGGATATAAGAACTATCCAGATAATGTAATTCGAGAGTTTGTAGAAATGTCAGCGCATGCAGGAATTGATGTTTTTAGAATTTTTGATAGCTTGAACTGGGTTAAGGGAATGGAAATAGCAATTGAAGCAGTTAGGCAGACAGGGAAGATAGCAGAGGCTGCGATTTGTTATACAGGTGATATTTCTGACCCAACAAAAACAAAATATGATATTAATTATTATAAAAGTTTGGCTAAAGAACTCGAAGCTCAAGGTGCACATATTTTGGGGATTAAGGATATGGCCGGTTTGTTAAAGCCACAAGCAGCATATCGATTAGTTTCAGAGCTTAAAGACTCGATCAACATTCCAATCCATCTCCATACACATGATACAAGTGGAAATGGGATATATACGTATGCAAAAGCAATTGAGGCTGGAGTAGATATCGTTGATGTTGCGTTAAGCTCAATGGCGGGGTTAACGTCACAGCCGAGTGCCAACTCTTTATATTATGCATTAGAGGGAACAGATCGAAAGCCAAATATTAATATTAATGCCCTAGAACAATTATCCTATTATTGGGAAGATGTCAGGAAATTTTATCAAGATTTTGAAAGTGGTATGATGTCACCGCATTCTGAAGTATACCAGCATGAAATGCCTGGGGGGCAATATAGCAATCTTCAGCAGCAAGCAAAGGGTGTAGGTCTTGGTGAAAAATGGGATGATGTTAAGGAAATGTATTCTCGTGTAAACCAAATGTTTGGAGATATTGTTAAAGTAACTCCATCTTCAAAAGTTGTAGGAGACATGGCTCTTTATATGGTTCAAAATCAATTAACGGAAGAAGATGTTATTAGTAAAGGAAATTCACTTGATTTTCCAGATTCCGTTGTAGAGCTATTTGAAGGGTATCTAGGACAACCATACGGCGGCTTTCCAAAAGAGCTTCAAAAGGTTATTTTGAAAAACAAAGAACCTATCACTGTCCGCCCTGGAGAACTATTACAAAATGTGGATTTTGAGAAATTGGGAGAAAAGCTTTATAAAGAGTTAGGAAGACAAGTGACAAGCTTTGATAAGCTAGCATATGCTCTATATCCGAAGGTTTTTATGGAATATGTGAAAACGGTAGAGCAATTTGGAGATGTTTCAGTTTTAGATACTCCGACCTTCCTATTTGGAATGAGACTAGGAGAGGAAATAGAAATAGAAATTGAAACAGGAAAAACTTTAATAGTGAAGCTAGTTTCCATCGGGCAGCCACAAGCCGATGGCAATCGAGTAGTATATTTTGAATTAAATGGTCAACCGAGAGAAGTTGTCATCAAAGACGAAAACATTAAATCTACCGTTGCTTCAAAAATAAAGGCTGATCCCCACAATGAAAATCATATTGGCGCTTCCATGCCAGGAACTGTTATAAAGATATTGGTAGAGAAAGGCGAGAAAGTGGAAAAAGGTGATCATTTAATGATTACAGAAGCAATGAAAATGGAAACAACTGTCCAAGCACCTTTCTCTGGCATAATTAAAGATTTATTTGTTGCAAACGGCGAAGCAATTCAAACAGGAGATTTATTAATCGAATTAACAAAATAAATGGTTAATAAAAAAGTTGCAGCAATAGGCTGCAACTTTTTTTGCTAGGCTAATAAGAAAGTTTAAGTTTATTAAATACTAAAGTAAAGTGTGTGTTTAACTATATATATCCTGATAAGATCGCATAAGAAAACTAAGGCATTCTCCAAAATGGACTTGGCGAAAGCCTTAGTTTCTCTAATGAAATGTTCAACATTTTACCGTTTAAACTGAAATTAAGCATTATTTTACTGTGCTGAAACTGGAGGAGAGGATTGTATTTTATTTTCTTCGCTTAACTCATTTTCCTCATTTAATAATTGTGCGTTTTTTTTACTTCTTGATGTAAGTAATATTAGGTAGCTTAATACACCGAATAAACATGAAATAAAAAAGGCATGGGCAAGAGCAATATACAAATTCAATTTTGAAATAACAATGAAAGCTCCTGCAATCACTTGAAGAGATACTAATATAAAGGATATAATCCATCCCCAATAAATGACTTTTTGATTTTTATAGTACTTTATCGCAAGAAGGGTAATGTATCCAATCCAAATAAAAATTAAGCCTGCTGCTGCGCGATGTCCCATTTGTACCCACTCATACATATTACTTGGAAGTGAAAAAGTGCCATTTATACAGAGTGGCCAATCTCTACAGACTAAACTTGCATTAACATGACGAACAAGAGCACCTGTATAAACTACAAAATAGCTATAAATGGAAACTCCAATTATATGCTTTTTCATTCTCTGATCCAATATTACTTTTTCTGCATCGAATTTTTTATCAACTTCGAATATTAGAAGTGTAAGTAGCAGTACAGAGGCAAATGAAATTAATGAAATGCCAAAATGAAGTGCAAGAACAAAATCAGATTGCCCCCAAATTACAGCTGCGGCTCCTATTAATCCTTGAAGGACTAGGAATAAAAATGAGGTAATGGATAAAAACTTAGTTTCTCTAATATGTCCAATTGAACGCCATGTCCATATTGAAAGTATTAGCACCATAATGCCGACAGAACCAGAGACAACCCGATGAGCTAGTTCAATAATTAATTCGGGTGTAATGTCTTTTGGAAGCAACTCCCCATTGCACAGTGGCCAGGATCTTCCACAGCCCATTCCTGAGTCAGTTTTTGTAACAAGTGCTCCGCCCAACAATATGAATAACATTCCAATTGTCGTAAAAACAGCGAACCATTTTAATGTTCGTTGCAAAATCTTTCACCTTCTCCTAAAAAATTCATTAAATTGTAATTCAAATTTATTGACTTGTATAATAAAAATGCCTATCTAAATATTCCGATTCCATCATATCGAAAAATAGAAGAAAAGAACAGTGTAACATGAGATTCTATTCTAATTATTTATGTAAGAAAATATTTTTACAATAATTATTATGGTATTCACTGTACCAATAGTGTTAAATGATTTGATTGTAAAAATTTTTAAATTTCTATTCTTAACATTGAAAAAAGAAATAATTATTAATTATAGATAGTTTGGATGAACTGATAGTACATTCATAGCTTATATTATGGCAGAAAAACAACAATTCTTTAAGAAAAAAAATACTATGACACAAATTATTCATAATTTATTCGAAAAAAATTCACAAAAAGAGGTAAAAGTGTGATTTAATATACAGAGGAAGATTGTTTTTTAAATATTTTTTGTTAATAGTATTATTACGATTGAAATAGTAGAAAACCACAGGTGTACTATTTTCAATCGGTGTAATATTTATAAAAAGACTCTTCGTTTTTTATTGCAAATATAGCATAGTTAGCTAGGGTGCTTTATATTGATTTTAGTGTTATTGTCGTATTTGTGATAAGGGATAAAGGAGGAAATAGTATGTCTAACTCAAGGGCCTTCATTAATGCTGGGATTAAAAAAAGCGATGAAAGCCTACAAAATGACGTGTCGAGGACAACAGTGTGGAAGGATTTTTTGTCCTTAATTAAGATTGGGATTGTAAATTCCAATCTAATTACTACGTTCACAGGACTGTGGCTTGCACTTCATTTTACAGGTCAGGGCTTTTTAAATAATTTAGATGTTGTATTTTATACTGTGATTGGGTCGTCTTTAGTAATCGCGGGATCATGTTCGCTAAACAATTATATTGATCGTGATATTGATCCATTTATGGAAAGAACTAAGAATAGACCAACAGTAACTGGAAAGGTTTCTCCAATTAGAGTAGCGATGTTAAGTGCTTTACTAATAGTAGCAGGTACGATATTTCTTCTGTTAACAACTGTAACTGCTGCATTAATAGGGTTAATTGGCGTATTTAGTTATATCGTTCTTTATACGATTTGGTCGAAACGGAGATATGTTTCTAATACTATTATTGGTAGTATTTCTGGAGCAGTTCCACCACTTATTGGGTGGGCAGCAGTAGACGCAAATCTGGATGTAATGGCTTGGGCATTATTTTTAATTATGTTTGCATGGCAACCTCCACATTTTTATGCGCTTGCTATGAGAAGGGCTGAGGAATACCGATCTGCAAATATACCAATGCTTCCAGTTGTAAAAGGGTTTAGAAGAACAAAAATTTCAATTTATTTGTGGATAGCAGCATTATTCCCTCTCCCATTTTTACTTCCTGAATTAGGAATGACATTTTTAATTCTTGCATCTTTGTTAAATATTGGGTGGGTTGTAACAGGTATTTATGCTAGAAAATTTAATGATGATATTAAGTGGGCAACTTTAATGTTTGTATACTCTCTACAATATCTGACGATTATGTTTGTAGCTATGGTAATTATCACACTTATTTAAATTTATTAAGGGATGGGCAACGATTGTGAAGGAAAGAATAATCAATATTTCAACCCTTGTCCATCCTTAGATAAATAGATAGGTGAATTATATATATATTTAACTGAATGTTTGCACTACATAACGAATTTTGTTAGGAATTTCTTTCTTTTCCTAAATTTTAGAAAGAATTTATAAATAATTTTTTCGATCAAACAATGCAAAAAGAAACTATACGAAAGAGGGGTTTGATTAAGCTATGAAAAGGCTTGCAAAATGGCGTCATTTAGTCTTGTTTTCAATTTTGACGCTCATTCTTTCTGCTTGTGGAAAACCGAATTTATCTACGTTACAGCCTGCTGGCGAAGTAGCACAAGATCAATATGATTTAATGGTTCTAAGTACTGCAATCATGTTAGGGGTAATTGCAGTAGTAGCAGTGATTTTTATAATTGTTATGGTGAAATTCCGTCGTAAGGATGAAAAAATACCAAAGCAAGTAGAAGGAAGTCACGCATTAGAAATTATTTGGACCGTAATTCCAATTTTATTAGTACTTGTTCTTGCAGTTCCAACAGTTATGGCAACTTTCAAATTTGCTGATGTTTCTGCTATGGATAAGAAGAATGCTGATGGAAAAACAGATGCACTAGTAGTAAACGTACGTGCAAATCTGTATTGGTGGGAATTTGAATACCCTAATGAAGAAATCCTAACAAGCCAGACTCTTGTAGTCCCAACAGGTGAAAAAGTATATTTCAACCTTATTGCTTCAGATGTTAAACATTCGTTCTGGATTCCAGCAATAGGTGGAAAAATGGACACGAATACAGAAAACGTTAATAAATTTTGGCTAGAATTTGATGAGAAAAAATCAGATGAAGTAAATAATCTGTTTTATGGGAAATGTGCTGAGCTTTGCGGTCCTTCACATGCCCTGATGGATTTTAAGGTGAAAGCAATTTCTCGAGATGATTTTGATCAGTGGGTAAGTGATATGCAAAGTGTTAAAGAACCAAAGAAGGCAACTTCTGATTTAGCTAGTCAAGGTCAAGAAATCTTTAATCAAAGCTGTATCGGATGCCATGCTGTTACTCCTGCTAACACAACTCCTGAAGCAGCTAGACAAGCACCAAACTTAACGACATTTGGTGAACGTGAAAAGATTGCTGGTGTTTTAGATCATTCTGAACAGGATTTAAAGAATTGGTTATCTGATCCTGAGAAGTATAAGCCAGGAAACAAAATGTCTGGAACTTATGGTGAACTTACTCCAGAACAGCTTGATGCCTTAACAGAATACTTAATGGGCTTAAAAGTACAAGGGAAATAGTGTAATTGCAAAAGGGAGGTAAAATTGTGAGTACCATTGCTCAAAAAAGAGGGTTCGGTGCAGTTATTTGGGAGTATCTTACAACTGTAGATCATAAGAAAATTGCACACCTTTATCTTTTTGCTGGTGGATTCTTCTTTATCCTTGGTGGGATAGAGGCTATGATTATCCGTATTCAGCTTATTAAACCAAATAATGATTTTGTTAGTGCTGGTTTATTCAATGAAATGTTAACCATGCACGGAACAACAATGATTTTCTTGGCAGCGATGCCACTTTTGCTAGGATTTATGAATGCTGTTATGCCACTCCAAATTGGTGCGCGTGACGTTGCATTCCCTTTCCTAAACTCCTTAGGG from Cytobacillus dafuensis encodes:
- the cyoE gene encoding heme o synthase, with amino-acid sequence MSNSRAFINAGIKKSDESLQNDVSRTTVWKDFLSLIKIGIVNSNLITTFTGLWLALHFTGQGFLNNLDVVFYTVIGSSLVIAGSCSLNNYIDRDIDPFMERTKNRPTVTGKVSPIRVAMLSALLIVAGTIFLLLTTVTAALIGLIGVFSYIVLYTIWSKRRYVSNTIIGSISGAVPPLIGWAAVDANLDVMAWALFLIMFAWQPPHFYALAMRRAEEYRSANIPMLPVVKGFRRTKISIYLWIAALFPLPFLLPELGMTFLILASLLNIGWVVTGIYARKFNDDIKWATLMFVYSLQYLTIMFVAMVIITLI
- the pyc gene encoding pyruvate carboxylase produces the protein MKTRCFFLSRRINKVLVANRGEIAIRVFRACTELNIRTVAIYSKEDTGAFHRYKADEAYLVGEGKKPIDAYLDIEGIIQIAKNSEVDAIHPGYGFLSENIHFAKRCEEEGIIFIGPESRHLEMFGDKVKARTQAQLAEIPIIPGSNGPVKGLEDIINFGKNHDFPIIIKASLGGGGRGMRIVKNLDDVKEAYDRAKSEAKAAFGSDEVYVEKFIERPKHIEVQIIGDKNGNIIHLYERDCSVQRRHQKVVEVAPCVSISENLRDAICDAAVRLMKNVDYINAGTVEFLVSGDKYYFIEVNPRVQVEHTITEMVTGVDIVQTQILVAEGHALHGEVIGIPTQDKIRVNGYAIQSRVTTEDPLNNFMPDTGKIMAYRSGGGFGVRLDAGNGFQGAVITPFYDSLLVKLSTHAMTFEQSASKMVRNLQEFRIRGIKTNIPFLENVVKHQKFLKGEYDTSFIDQTPELFLFPIRKDRGTKMLSYIGNVTVNGFPGIEKKKRPVFDMPRLPKINSIIDNQNGTKQILDQYGAEGLVKWVKEQKEVLLTDTTFRDAHQSLLATRVRTNDIKKIAEPTAKLLPEMFSFEMWGGATFDVAYRFLKEDPWERLIDLREKMPNVLFQMLLRGSNAVGYKNYPDNVIREFVEMSAHAGIDVFRIFDSLNWVKGMEIAIEAVRQTGKIAEAAICYTGDISDPTKTKYDINYYKSLAKELEAQGAHILGIKDMAGLLKPQAAYRLVSELKDSINIPIHLHTHDTSGNGIYTYAKAIEAGVDIVDVALSSMAGLTSQPSANSLYYALEGTDRKPNININALEQLSYYWEDVRKFYQDFESGMMSPHSEVYQHEMPGGQYSNLQQQAKGVGLGEKWDDVKEMYSRVNQMFGDIVKVTPSSKVVGDMALYMVQNQLTEEDVISKGNSLDFPDSVVELFEGYLGQPYGGFPKELQKVILKNKEPITVRPGELLQNVDFEKLGEKLYKELGRQVTSFDKLAYALYPKVFMEYVKTVEQFGDVSVLDTPTFLFGMRLGEEIEIEIETGKTLIVKLVSIGQPQADGNRVVYFELNGQPREVVIKDENIKSTVASKIKADPHNENHIGASMPGTVIKILVEKGEKVEKGDHLMITEAMKMETTVQAPFSGIIKDLFVANGEAIQTGDLLIELTK
- a CDS encoding COX15/CtaA family protein — translated: MQRTLKWFAVFTTIGMLFILLGGALVTKTDSGMGCGRSWPLCNGELLPKDITPELIIELAHRVVSGSVGIMVLILSIWTWRSIGHIRETKFLSITSFLFLVLQGLIGAAAVIWGQSDFVLALHFGISLISFASVLLLTLLIFEVDKKFDAEKVILDQRMKKHIIGVSIYSYFVVYTGALVRHVNASLVCRDWPLCINGTFSLPSNMYEWVQMGHRAAAGLIFIWIGYITLLAIKYYKNQKVIYWGWIISFILVSLQVIAGAFIVISKLNLYIALAHAFFISCLFGVLSYLILLTSRSKKNAQLLNEENELSEENKIQSSPPVSAQ
- a CDS encoding FtsW/RodA/SpoVE family cell cycle protein — protein: MLKKILKSYDYSLIIAVALLSVFGLIMIFSASMVTSVQLYGYESDHFYNKQKVHLILGAIAFVIMAIFPYKALLRNKILVPMVFLSLFGLFAVFVFGHATNNALSWFKVGSRSLQPAEFVKLTVIIYLSAVYAKKQSYINEFNKGVVPPLVYLFLVCLLVAIQPDFGTAAIIFLIAAMIIFASGMNYKNIFKLCSIGILIVAPLLLIMKDEIFSDVRMGRFEAFANPFDTEFGYHLVNSYYALGSGGLKGLGLGNSVQKLGYLPEAHTDFIMAVIAEELGAFGVCFVLLLLGYIVLRGLYIALKCKDPFGSLLAIGISSMIGIQTFINLAGISGLIPLTGVPLPFVSYGGSSFLQLSLAMGILVNVSMFVKYEQKYKRNIENDPPEQIQTFSGKVYNSRK
- the coxB gene encoding cytochrome c oxidase subunit II encodes the protein MKRLAKWRHLVLFSILTLILSACGKPNLSTLQPAGEVAQDQYDLMVLSTAIMLGVIAVVAVIFIIVMVKFRRKDEKIPKQVEGSHALEIIWTVIPILLVLVLAVPTVMATFKFADVSAMDKKNADGKTDALVVNVRANLYWWEFEYPNEEILTSQTLVVPTGEKVYFNLIASDVKHSFWIPAIGGKMDTNTENVNKFWLEFDEKKSDEVNNLFYGKCAELCGPSHALMDFKVKAISRDDFDQWVSDMQSVKEPKKATSDLASQGQEIFNQSCIGCHAVTPANTTPEAARQAPNLTTFGEREKIAGVLDHSEQDLKNWLSDPEKYKPGNKMSGTYGELTPEQLDALTEYLMGLKVQGK